A window from Primulina huaijiensis isolate GDHJ02 chromosome 13, ASM1229523v2, whole genome shotgun sequence encodes these proteins:
- the LOC140991177 gene encoding uncharacterized protein, producing MRVIVDSGSSVNVIFKEVLVKMDSQGYQLETVETDLFGFAGHAVYPEGEIILPLTLGTRELRKMVMTTFTIVDAPSSYNIILGRPAMNKLKAVASTYHQKIKFPVGNQEGEAQGDQPSSQKCYVEAVRVDQKKARREEKRVSGSEEMERIVEKGKVHFVAEEEQEVVEIGPDKEIRVARDLDLSTRELIGISPLIAEYHLNILSGSQPIKQKKRHFGPEKDKVIDVQATGNWRMCVDFRDLNKACPKDHFPLPRIDQLVDSTSGYELLSFMDAYKGYHQISLAESDQDKASFITSGGTFCYVFMPLRLENAEATYQCLMNRVFEKQLGRNVEVYVDDMLGKSRETSCFISDLEETFATLMHYEIKLNPSKCVFGVKSGKFLGYVVTD from the exons ATGAGGGTTATTGTTGATTCTGGCAGTTCTGTAAATGTTATTTTCAAGGAGGTATTGGTAAAAATGGATTCGCAAGGTTACCAGTTGGAGACAGTAGAAACAGACCTTTTTGGCTTTGCTGGCCATGCTGTTTACCCGGAAGGAGAGATTATTTTGCCCTTGACTTTGGGCACTCGGGAATTGAGGAAGATGGTCATGACTACTTTTACAATTGTGGATGCTCCATCGTCATATAACATCATATTGGGCCGACCGGCCATGAATAAGTTGAAGGCAGTAGCATCCACATATCATCAAAAGATCAAATTTCCAGTTGGAAATCAAGAGGGAGAGGCACAGGGAGATCAACCTTCTTCTCAAAAGTGTTATGTGGAAGCAGTCCGAGTGGATCAGAAGAAGGCAAGGAGGGAGGAGAAGAGAGTAAGTGGTAGTGAGGAGATGGAGAGAATAGTAGAGAAAGGGAAGGTTCATTTTGTGGCGGAGGAAGAGCAGGAAGTGGTGGAGATTGGGCCAGACAAAGAGATCCGGGTCGCTCGCGATCTTGACCTATCCACCCGG GAATTGATCGGGATCTCACCCCTGATAGCTGAGTATCATCTGAACATCCTCTCGGGATCTCAACCTATTAAGCAGAAGAAGAGACACTTTGGTCCTGAAAAGGACAAAGTAATTGATGTACAG GCTACAGGGAACTGGAGGATGTGTGTTGATTTTAGAGATCTCAACAAGGCTTGCCCTAAAGATCATTTTCCCTTGCCACGGATTGATCAGTTGGTGGATTCCACCTCTGGATATGAATTACTCAGTTTCATGGATGCTTATAAGGGGTACCATCAAATTTCCCTGGCCGAGAGTGATCAAGATAAAGCCAGCTTCATTACTTCGGGAGGCACATTTTGTTATGTTTTCATGCCTTTAAGATTAGAGAATGCCGAGGCTACATATCAGTGTCTAATGAATCGAGTCTTTGAGAAGCAGTTGGGGAGGAATGTTGAggtatatgtagatgatatgttggGCAAGTCTCGAGAGACTTCTTGCTTTATTTCTGATTTGGAAGAAACTTTTGCCACTCTCATGCATTATGAGATCAAGCTCAATCCATCCAAGTGCGTATTTGGTGTAAAGAGtggtaaatttttgggttatgtggTTACCGATTGA